In Methanobacterium sp., the following are encoded in one genomic region:
- a CDS encoding isoprenylcysteine carboxylmethyltransferase family protein, with protein sequence MTDHKTSIGKISGKLMLKFLFFIAVVLVVIFISAGRLDYWQGWAYVGLNLVFLIFAYFTLSSDLIQERMEPEKGVEKWDKYIQKVSIPVFLAILIISALDGGRFYWYPQIPLYITIIGMFLYTLGQIIILWAKMVNKYFSAVVRIQTDRGHTVCKEGPYSFIRHPGYLGGLIYSVATPLVLGSFWGLIPVAISLILLFIRTYLEDKTLQKELDGYVEYTKEVRYRIFPHIW encoded by the coding sequence ATGACGGATCATAAAACTTCAATAGGTAAAATTAGTGGAAAATTAATGCTAAAGTTTCTTTTTTTCATAGCCGTAGTACTGGTTGTGATCTTTATCTCTGCAGGCCGCCTTGACTACTGGCAGGGATGGGCCTATGTTGGGTTGAACCTTGTTTTTCTCATTTTTGCCTACTTCACATTATCTTCTGATCTTATCCAGGAAAGGATGGAACCTGAAAAGGGTGTTGAAAAATGGGATAAATACATCCAAAAGGTTTCCATACCAGTATTCCTGGCCATTCTAATAATATCTGCCCTGGATGGGGGGCGTTTTTATTGGTATCCCCAAATTCCTTTATATATAACAATCATCGGCATGTTCCTCTACACCCTTGGACAGATAATCATCCTATGGGCTAAGATGGTGAACAAATACTTCTCAGCCGTGGTCCGCATCCAGACCGACCGGGGACATACAGTATGCAAAGAAGGACCCTACAGCTTCATAAGACATCCCGGATATCTGGGTGGATTGATATATTCAGTTGCCACACCATTAGTCCTCGGCTCATTTTGGGGTTTAATTCCAGTAGCCATTTCCTTGATACTACTTTTCATACGCACATATCTAGAAGATAAAACTCTCCAGAAAGAATTGGATGGATATGTTGAATATACTAAAGAAGTAAGATATAGAATATTTCCACATATTTGGTAA